Proteins from a genomic interval of Kribbella aluminosa:
- a CDS encoding fatty acid desaturase family protein: MSAQQQYGSSYTDLLRTVRELGLLRRRQGYYYTRMSIVLGLLLGIVAGMVLLGNSWHQLWLAAALALVLVQVAFLSHDSAHRQIFHSNARNDWTARILAGCVLGMSVTWWRTKHNKHHAAPNQTDRDPDVQLKVLAFTPEAVGERGPLGRWLAARQGWLFFPLLTLEGVGLHASSLKHLLRRGASRADRIDAGVVAARITAYVAALYLLLPAGKATAFLGVQLALFGVCLGAAFAPNHKGMPIVPAGTKLDFLRRQVLMSRNIRGGVFTDLAMGGLNYQIEHHLFPSMPRPTLRHVQPIVREYCELHGVSYTEVGLFTSYRIVVQHLNDVGLGARDPFQCPLVTQYRK, translated from the coding sequence GTGAGCGCCCAGCAGCAGTACGGGAGTAGCTACACGGACCTCCTCCGGACCGTGCGGGAGCTCGGTCTGCTCCGGCGCCGGCAGGGCTACTACTACACCCGGATGAGCATCGTGCTCGGCCTGTTGCTCGGGATCGTCGCGGGCATGGTGCTGCTCGGCAACTCCTGGCACCAGCTCTGGCTCGCCGCCGCGCTCGCGCTGGTGCTCGTGCAGGTCGCGTTCCTCAGCCACGACAGCGCGCACCGGCAAATCTTCCACTCGAACGCCCGCAACGACTGGACCGCGCGGATCCTGGCCGGCTGCGTGCTCGGGATGAGCGTCACCTGGTGGCGCACCAAGCACAACAAGCACCACGCCGCCCCGAACCAGACCGACCGCGACCCCGACGTACAGCTCAAGGTGCTCGCGTTCACCCCGGAGGCCGTCGGCGAACGCGGACCGCTCGGCCGCTGGTTAGCCGCGCGGCAGGGCTGGCTGTTCTTCCCGCTGCTCACGCTCGAGGGCGTCGGCCTGCACGCGTCGAGCCTCAAGCACCTGCTACGCCGTGGAGCGAGCCGCGCCGACCGGATCGACGCGGGTGTCGTCGCGGCCCGCATCACGGCGTACGTCGCGGCGCTCTACCTGCTGCTCCCTGCCGGCAAGGCGACCGCGTTCCTCGGGGTGCAGCTCGCCCTGTTCGGGGTCTGTCTCGGCGCCGCGTTCGCCCCGAACCACAAGGGCATGCCGATCGTGCCGGCCGGGACGAAGCTCGACTTCCTCCGCCGGCAGGTGCTGATGTCGCGCAACATCCGCGGCGGGGTGTTCACCGACCTCGCGATGGGCGGGCTGAACTACCAGATCGAGCACCACCTCTTCCCGAGCATGCCCCGGCCGACGCTGCGGCACGTGCAGCCGATCGTCCGGGAGTACTGCGAGCTGCACGGCGTCTCGTACACCGAGGTCGGCCTGTTCACGTCGTACCGGATCGTCGTCCAGCACCTCAACGACGTCGGCCTGGGCGCCCGTGATCCGTTCCAGTGCCCGCTGGTGACGCAGTACCGGAAGTAG
- a CDS encoding fatty acid desaturase family protein: MTQLLAEDHDPLRAQHEHTHLYTDLLRTVRELGLLRRRRGYYFVRIGLVLTAFVGVWVGFGLLGNSWLQLLMAGALALVLVQVAFLSHDSAHRQIFDSARWNDWTARLLAGGLIGISANWWRSKHSRHHQAPNQLAKDPDIDIGVIAFTPEHAARRTGFQAWLTRRQGWLFFPLLTLEGLSLYVASVQHLFRRSATRVERIEAAIVVSRLAGYLTVLFLLLPIGKAGAFLGLQLAIFGVCLGGSFAPNHKGMPLVPKTMKLDFLRRQVLMSRNIRGGVFTDFAMGGLNYQIEHHLFPNMPRPTLRRVQPIVREYCERHGVTYTEVGLFTSYRIVVDYLNNVGLRARDPFQCPLVAKYRS; encoded by the coding sequence ATGACACAGCTGCTTGCCGAAGACCATGACCCGTTACGGGCTCAGCACGAGCACACGCATCTGTACACCGACCTGCTGCGCACCGTCCGCGAGCTCGGACTGCTCCGGCGGCGGCGCGGGTATTACTTCGTTCGCATCGGGCTCGTCCTGACTGCGTTCGTCGGGGTCTGGGTCGGCTTCGGTCTGCTCGGCAACTCGTGGCTCCAGCTGCTGATGGCGGGTGCGCTCGCTTTGGTGCTCGTTCAGGTCGCGTTCCTGAGTCACGACAGCGCGCACCGGCAGATCTTCGACTCGGCCCGCTGGAACGACTGGACCGCGCGGCTGCTCGCCGGCGGGCTGATCGGCATCAGCGCCAACTGGTGGCGGTCGAAGCACAGCCGGCACCACCAGGCGCCGAACCAGCTGGCGAAGGACCCCGACATCGACATCGGCGTCATCGCCTTCACCCCCGAGCACGCTGCCCGGCGTACCGGCTTCCAGGCGTGGCTGACCCGCCGCCAGGGCTGGCTGTTCTTTCCGCTGCTGACCCTCGAGGGCCTCAGCCTGTACGTCGCGAGCGTGCAGCACCTGTTCCGCCGCTCGGCGACCAGGGTCGAACGGATCGAGGCCGCGATCGTGGTGAGCCGGCTGGCCGGATACCTGACCGTGCTGTTCCTGCTGCTGCCGATCGGCAAGGCCGGGGCGTTCCTCGGGCTGCAGCTGGCGATCTTCGGGGTCTGCCTTGGCGGATCGTTCGCGCCGAACCACAAGGGCATGCCGCTCGTCCCGAAGACGATGAAGCTGGACTTCCTCCGGCGGCAGGTGCTGATGTCGCGCAACATCCGCGGCGGGGTGTTCACCGACTTCGCGATGGGCGGGCTGAACTACCAGATCGAGCACCACCTGTTCCCGAACATGCCACGTCCGACCCTGCGACGGGTCCAGCCGATCGTCCGCGAGTACTGCGAGCGCCACGGGGTGACGTACACCGAGGTCGGCCTGTTCACGTCGTACCGAATCGTGGTCGACTACCTGAACAACGTCGGTCTGCGAGCGCGCGATCCGTTCCAGTGCCCGCTCGTGGCGAAGTACCGGAGTTAG
- a CDS encoding alkaline phosphatase D family protein: MKLSRRQLLAATTAAGASLAVPGVAAAAPNLVRRDRAALPSGIASADVTPSSAVVWSRTDRPGRMIVQLTGHGRFDRAISLRGPKTDGNDDFTARLPLRGLRPGQRYDYRIGFEDAYGRIGETLDGSFSTPGRNRPVSFVFTGDTAGQGYGINPELGGMVAYRAMHDTRPDFFLHSGDNIYADGPMQAELKVADGTVWKNVVTEEVSKVAETLAEYRGRYKYNLLDGNVKSLYADVPLVAQWDDHETLNNWYPGEILDDSRYVERRVDVLAARAKKAFLEYLPMEHVAGRDRIYRKVSYGPLLDVFCLDMRTYRGANPVPSTAGPVAMLGAEQAAWLVREVAASRATWKVIASDMPLGLLVPDGDLIEAVANGLPGAPGGRELEIAWVLSQFKKRKVRNAIWLTADVHYAAAHHYDPARAAFTDFDPFWEIVAGPINAGAFGPNQLDPTFGPEAVFVKAADFPSQSPASGNQFFGHTRIDPRTGVFSVSLRNLFGKVLWSKDINPA; encoded by the coding sequence ATGAAACTGAGTCGCCGCCAACTTCTTGCCGCAACCACCGCCGCCGGTGCGTCACTCGCCGTACCGGGGGTGGCCGCTGCGGCACCGAATCTGGTCCGTCGCGATCGGGCCGCGCTGCCGTCCGGCATCGCCAGTGCCGACGTGACGCCGTCGTCGGCCGTCGTCTGGTCGCGCACCGACCGGCCCGGCCGGATGATCGTGCAGCTGACCGGCCACGGCCGGTTCGACCGGGCGATCAGCCTGCGGGGCCCGAAGACGGACGGGAACGACGACTTCACGGCGCGGCTGCCGTTGCGCGGCCTGCGTCCGGGGCAGCGCTACGACTACCGGATCGGTTTCGAGGACGCGTACGGCCGGATCGGTGAGACGCTCGACGGCTCGTTCAGCACGCCGGGGCGCAACCGTCCGGTGTCGTTCGTGTTCACCGGCGACACGGCCGGCCAGGGGTACGGCATCAACCCCGAGCTCGGCGGGATGGTCGCGTACCGGGCGATGCACGACACCCGGCCCGACTTCTTCCTGCACTCCGGCGACAACATCTACGCCGACGGCCCGATGCAGGCCGAGCTGAAGGTTGCCGACGGCACCGTCTGGAAGAACGTGGTGACCGAGGAGGTCTCGAAGGTCGCCGAGACGCTGGCCGAGTACCGCGGCCGGTACAAGTACAACCTGCTCGACGGTAACGTGAAGTCGCTGTACGCCGACGTGCCGCTGGTCGCGCAGTGGGACGACCACGAGACGCTGAACAACTGGTACCCGGGCGAGATCCTGGACGATTCGCGGTACGTCGAGCGGCGCGTCGACGTCCTGGCCGCGCGGGCGAAGAAGGCCTTCCTGGAGTACCTGCCGATGGAGCACGTCGCGGGCCGGGACCGGATCTACCGCAAGGTGAGCTACGGTCCGCTGCTCGACGTCTTCTGCCTGGACATGCGCACGTACCGGGGTGCGAACCCGGTGCCGTCGACGGCCGGACCGGTCGCGATGCTCGGCGCCGAACAGGCCGCCTGGCTGGTCCGCGAGGTGGCGGCCTCGCGGGCGACCTGGAAGGTGATCGCCAGCGACATGCCGCTCGGCCTGCTGGTACCGGACGGCGACCTGATCGAGGCGGTCGCGAACGGTCTGCCGGGTGCACCCGGCGGCCGCGAGCTCGAGATCGCGTGGGTGCTGAGCCAGTTCAAGAAGCGCAAGGTGCGGAACGCGATCTGGCTGACCGCGGACGTGCACTACGCGGCCGCGCACCACTACGACCCGGCGCGCGCGGCGTTCACCGACTTCGACCCGTTCTGGGAGATCGTGGCCGGTCCGATCAACGCGGGCGCCTTCGGTCCGAACCAGCTCGACCCGACGTTCGGCCCGGAGGCGGTCTTCGTGAAGGCGGCCGACTTCCCGAGCCAGTCGCCGGCCAGTGGGAACCAGTTCTTCGGCCACACCCGGATCGACCCGCGCACCGGCGTCTTCTCGGTGTCGTTGCGGAACCTGTTCGGCAAGGTGCTCTGGAGCAAGGACATCAATCCGGCCTGA
- a CDS encoding prolyl oligopeptidase family serine peptidase — MTYPESRRDDVVETLHGREIADPYRWLEDPDSADTQDWVRRQNEFTEAELSGYPEGLWFQRTMAAILARPRAGVPAKKSGWYFVGRNDGTQAQDVIYVAESLDELLSGGRVLIDPNTLSADGTDSLGTFTVSPDGKYLAYGINESGSDWTTFRLLDIATGAQVDDLVSEAKFSEATWLPDSSAYLYLHYPTSGRSEGTETTSLSGGRLMLHRVGTAQSDDELVLSFPGHDQYFLVPEVSDDDRYLVVHITEGTDPSTRLWVYPVTGDGLGEPVKVVDEFADEIAFVRMSGDELVLRTDRDAPRGRVVLSNLAGAFTDLIPESDSTLQAVRATADGLATLTLVDAQSVLTLYALDGSDARGVDVPGGGVVGFNAGPKYDELFIGLSTTTDPTLSYRVSTGSGDVRPLPELVRGADGFTPPRVTVTRRNGPVPYFLISRSDLGFEEPRPTLMWGYGGFRIPIQADYRPGWPAWLAAGGVLVIANLRGGGEYGSDWHDAGRLKNKQNVFDDFIAVAEDLRDTGVTTPSQLAIHGRSNGGLLVGAAMTQRPDLFAVALPGVGVLDMLRFHLFTVGAAWASDYGLPSDPEQFEDLLAYSPLHRVSDGTAYPATLVVTGDHDDRVVPLHSHKFIAALQHAQSGPQPVLTRVEVNTGHGFGKPAAMVASEWADLLAFAAHHVGLVPPEQ; from the coding sequence ATGACCTATCCGGAAAGCCGCCGCGACGATGTGGTCGAGACGTTGCACGGGCGTGAGATCGCCGACCCGTATCGCTGGCTGGAAGACCCTGACTCGGCCGACACCCAGGACTGGGTTCGCAGACAGAATGAGTTCACCGAGGCCGAGTTGTCGGGCTATCCGGAGGGCCTGTGGTTCCAGCGCACGATGGCCGCGATCCTCGCGCGCCCCCGGGCCGGCGTACCGGCGAAGAAGTCCGGCTGGTACTTCGTCGGCCGCAACGACGGCACCCAGGCGCAGGACGTGATCTACGTGGCCGAGTCGCTCGACGAACTGTTGTCCGGCGGCCGGGTGCTGATCGACCCGAACACGTTGTCCGCGGACGGCACCGACTCGCTGGGGACGTTCACGGTGAGCCCGGACGGTAAGTACCTCGCGTACGGCATCAACGAGAGCGGCAGCGACTGGACGACGTTCCGGCTGCTCGACATCGCCACCGGCGCACAGGTCGACGACCTGGTGTCGGAGGCCAAGTTCAGCGAGGCCACCTGGCTCCCGGACAGTTCGGCGTACCTGTACCTGCACTACCCGACCAGCGGGCGGAGCGAGGGTACGGAGACCACGTCCCTGTCCGGCGGTCGGCTGATGCTGCACCGCGTCGGTACGGCGCAGTCGGACGACGAGCTGGTGCTGAGCTTCCCGGGCCACGACCAGTACTTCCTGGTGCCAGAGGTGTCCGACGACGACAGGTACCTCGTCGTCCACATCACCGAGGGCACGGACCCCAGCACGCGGCTCTGGGTGTACCCGGTCACCGGCGACGGGCTGGGCGAGCCGGTGAAGGTCGTGGACGAGTTCGCCGACGAGATCGCGTTCGTCCGGATGTCCGGCGACGAGCTGGTACTGCGGACCGACCGCGACGCCCCCCGCGGCCGCGTGGTGCTGTCGAACCTGGCCGGCGCGTTCACCGACCTCATCCCGGAGAGCGACTCCACACTGCAGGCAGTGCGCGCGACCGCGGACGGCCTCGCCACGCTGACGCTGGTCGACGCCCAGTCGGTGCTGACGCTCTACGCGCTGGACGGGTCCGATGCGCGCGGTGTCGACGTACCTGGCGGGGGAGTGGTCGGCTTCAACGCAGGACCGAAGTACGACGAGCTCTTCATCGGCCTGTCTACGACGACCGACCCCACGTTGTCGTACCGCGTGTCCACCGGTTCAGGCGACGTACGCCCGCTGCCGGAGCTGGTCCGCGGTGCTGACGGCTTCACACCGCCACGGGTCACCGTGACCCGTCGGAACGGCCCTGTCCCGTACTTCTTGATCAGCCGCTCCGATTTGGGTTTCGAAGAGCCACGCCCGACCCTCATGTGGGGGTACGGCGGGTTCCGCATCCCGATCCAGGCCGACTACCGCCCGGGCTGGCCCGCGTGGCTCGCTGCCGGAGGTGTGCTCGTCATCGCGAACCTGCGTGGCGGCGGCGAGTACGGGAGCGATTGGCACGACGCAGGGCGGCTCAAGAACAAGCAGAACGTGTTCGACGACTTCATCGCGGTCGCCGAGGACCTGCGGGACACCGGTGTGACCACACCGTCGCAGTTGGCGATACACGGTCGCAGCAACGGCGGTCTGCTCGTCGGAGCGGCCATGACGCAGCGGCCGGACCTGTTCGCCGTCGCACTGCCCGGTGTGGGTGTGTTGGACATGCTGCGGTTCCACTTGTTCACTGTGGGAGCGGCGTGGGCGTCCGACTACGGTCTGCCCAGTGACCCAGAGCAGTTCGAGGACCTGCTGGCCTACTCGCCGCTGCATCGGGTCAGCGACGGTACGGCGTACCCGGCGACTCTTGTCGTCACAGGTGATCACGACGACCGCGTGGTTCCGCTGCACAGTCACAAGTTCATCGCTGCGTTGCAGCATGCCCAGTCCGGTCCGCAGCCGGTCTTGACTCGGGTAGAGGTCAACACCGGCCATGGCTTCGGCAAACCTGCCGCGATGGTCGCGTCGGAGTGGGCGGACCTACTGGCGTTCGCTGCTCACCATGTAGGTCTCGTACCTCCTGAGCAGTAG
- a CDS encoding aminotransferase class V-fold PLP-dependent enzyme — MSILSILEPASTTTSRPAGARRLTGNIPATVGSDLLVPLADGRVTDYANFDHGASAPCLEPVRASVEAALPSYASVHRGNGYASRITTQWYERARAEVHAFVGARTDDQVIFTRQTTDALNLLAHAVPGDATVIVFESEHHAALLPWPAERTVRLTAPASRTGAVTAVADALRQAPEGPRLVVITGASNVTGEIFPIAEIAKVAKAHGARVCLDAAQLAPHRPVDIATLDVDWVALSGHKLYAPYGAGALIGRSDWLDAAEPYLYGGGATHAVTSDTVVWSTGPARHEGGSPNVIGAIALASACAAITKHRDAIEQHERSLLARLRTGLAQIDGVTTYSIFGEEADRVGTVCFTIEGLTSTLVSAALSAEYGIGVRDGKFCAHPLVGHLLANSPEHGTAVRASLGLGTTREHVDRLVNAVRTLTTTGPRTEYAESAHGCQPADDPRDLQAPHIW; from the coding sequence ATGTCGATCCTGTCCATTCTCGAGCCGGCCAGCACCACGACCTCGCGGCCGGCCGGTGCCCGGCGGCTCACCGGCAACATCCCCGCCACCGTCGGCTCGGACCTGCTGGTCCCGCTGGCCGACGGCCGGGTCACCGACTACGCGAACTTCGACCACGGCGCGAGTGCCCCGTGCCTGGAGCCGGTCCGGGCGAGCGTCGAGGCGGCGCTGCCGTCGTACGCGTCGGTGCACCGCGGCAACGGGTACGCCTCCCGGATCACCACCCAGTGGTACGAGCGCGCCCGCGCCGAGGTGCACGCCTTCGTCGGCGCCCGCACGGACGACCAGGTGATCTTCACCCGCCAGACCACCGACGCGCTGAACCTGCTGGCGCACGCGGTGCCGGGCGACGCGACCGTGATCGTGTTCGAGTCCGAGCACCACGCCGCGCTGCTCCCCTGGCCGGCCGAGCGGACCGTTCGCCTCACGGCGCCGGCCAGCCGGACCGGGGCCGTCACCGCCGTGGCCGACGCGCTCCGCCAGGCGCCCGAGGGGCCGCGGCTCGTCGTGATCACCGGCGCCTCGAACGTGACCGGTGAGATCTTCCCGATCGCCGAAATCGCCAAGGTGGCGAAGGCGCACGGTGCGCGGGTCTGCCTGGACGCCGCGCAGCTCGCCCCGCACCGCCCAGTCGACATCGCCACCCTGGACGTCGACTGGGTCGCCCTCTCCGGTCACAAGCTCTACGCCCCGTACGGCGCCGGCGCCCTGATCGGCCGCTCCGACTGGCTCGACGCCGCCGAGCCGTACCTGTACGGCGGCGGCGCGACCCACGCCGTGACCAGCGACACCGTCGTCTGGTCGACCGGCCCGGCGCGGCACGAGGGCGGCTCCCCGAACGTCATCGGCGCCATCGCGCTGGCGAGCGCCTGCGCCGCGATCACCAAGCACCGCGACGCCATCGAGCAGCACGAGCGCAGCCTGCTGGCCCGGCTGCGCACCGGGCTCGCCCAGATCGACGGCGTCACGACGTACTCGATCTTCGGCGAGGAGGCGGACCGTGTCGGCACGGTGTGCTTCACGATCGAGGGCCTGACCTCGACGCTGGTGTCCGCGGCCTTGAGCGCGGAGTACGGCATCGGTGTCCGGGACGGGAAGTTCTGCGCACACCCGCTGGTCGGGCACCTGCTCGCGAACTCCCCCGAGCACGGTACGGCGGTCCGCGCCAGCCTCGGCCTCGGGACCACGCGGGAGCACGTGGACCGGCTCGTCAACGCCGTACGCACGCTGACCACGACAGGCCCGCGCACGGAGTACGCGGAGAGCGCGCACGGCTGTCAGCCGGCCGACGATCCCCGCGACCTCCAGGCACCGCACATCTGGTAG
- a CDS encoding DinB family protein — MTWSAPAVERPDGSLTAPERELLQGYLDFYRSTLLFKCAGLTAEQLAERPSPPSNLSLLGLIRHLTKVERIWFRIHFADDPAAPLFAPELGKDADFELIDPAAAEAAYDGLIAEWKLSDEAAAGRSLDDRFTFSGTESTLRMIYIHLIGEYARHCGHADLVREQLDGTTGA; from the coding sequence ATGACCTGGAGTGCACCTGCTGTCGAGCGGCCGGACGGTTCGCTGACGGCACCGGAACGTGAGCTGCTGCAAGGCTATCTCGACTTCTACCGCAGCACTCTGCTGTTCAAGTGTGCGGGGCTGACCGCGGAGCAGCTTGCCGAGCGGCCGTCGCCGCCGTCGAACCTCTCGCTGCTCGGCCTGATCCGGCACCTGACCAAGGTCGAGCGGATCTGGTTCCGTATCCACTTCGCCGACGACCCGGCCGCCCCGCTGTTCGCGCCCGAGCTCGGCAAGGACGCGGACTTCGAGCTGATCGATCCGGCCGCGGCGGAGGCGGCGTACGACGGTCTGATCGCCGAGTGGAAACTGTCCGACGAGGCCGCCGCCGGGCGCTCGCTGGACGACCGGTTCACGTTCAGCGGTACCGAGTCGACGCTGCGGATGATCTACATCCACCTGATCGGGGAGTACGCGCGGCACTGCGGGCACGCCGACCTGGTCCGCGAGCAGTTGGACGGGACGACCGGCGCCTGA
- a CDS encoding DUF6351 family protein has protein sequence MKRPAALVALLTAMFAAVLVTPAKAASDVRIEVLSTPRADMVSDGNVLLGITGRHLDDLKVRLNGKDVSSAFSRQQDRLIGVVQGLTDGSNTVTAASSRLVITNHPRSGPLLAGPHETPYVCGTADFVTLAKVKLGPPSDANCTVPTRVDYLYRSTADRSLKVLPATKPADLATTTTSDGRTVPYIVRVETGVINRSIYEYAVLNDPAGGEPSVVKAPSGWNGRLVYTFGGGCPGGWYQQGSETGGINDDVLLGQGYAVASSSLNVFGINCNGVLAAETMSMTREHILETIGVPKQTIGWGCSGGSYQVFQIADDYPGLLDGILASCVFPEVGFATLHTITDALLLDHYFTSATGWTDEQKRAAAGFGKVGTIANLAAAGRRIDPRVYCPAQLPVEDRYDPVKNPNGARCDVYDHQVNIWGTDPATGAARRPLDNVGIQYGLDALNAGKISVTQFLDLNKAVGGFDTDANFVPARTVADPRAISTAYRTGQLINGGGGLAGTPIIDYRQYWDEQPNGDIHLIFHSFSLRERLRKANGDAGNQIMLVQAGDAPGGFSTANPVLTDALASLDRWMDAVDADHGPGTPHAKLMRNKPGALTDACWSPTNQKIVETQVDGIGTTRCNTFYPAWPAPRQVAGASVANDIIKCRLQPLSKSDYKVKLTPVQWKALRQTFPNGVCNWSAPGVGQQPPAGSWPTF, from the coding sequence ATGAAGCGGCCGGCCGCCCTCGTTGCTCTTCTGACCGCGATGTTCGCGGCCGTCCTGGTGACCCCCGCCAAGGCGGCCTCCGACGTACGGATCGAGGTCTTGTCCACGCCTCGCGCCGACATGGTCAGCGACGGCAACGTGCTGCTCGGGATCACTGGGCGGCACCTGGACGACCTGAAGGTCCGGCTGAACGGGAAGGACGTCAGCAGCGCGTTCTCCCGTCAGCAGGACCGCCTCATCGGCGTCGTCCAAGGCCTCACGGACGGCTCCAACACGGTGACCGCCGCCTCGTCGCGGCTGGTGATCACCAACCATCCGCGCAGCGGACCACTCCTGGCCGGCCCGCACGAGACGCCGTACGTCTGCGGTACGGCGGACTTCGTCACGCTCGCCAAGGTCAAGCTCGGCCCGCCGTCCGACGCGAACTGCACGGTGCCGACCCGCGTCGACTACCTGTACCGCTCCACTGCCGACCGGTCGCTGAAGGTGCTGCCGGCGACGAAGCCGGCCGACCTGGCGACCACCACCACGTCCGACGGCCGCACGGTGCCGTACATCGTCCGTGTCGAGACCGGGGTCATCAACCGGTCGATCTACGAGTACGCCGTCCTCAACGACCCCGCGGGCGGTGAGCCGAGTGTGGTGAAGGCGCCGAGCGGGTGGAACGGCCGGCTGGTCTACACGTTCGGCGGCGGCTGCCCCGGCGGGTGGTACCAGCAGGGGAGCGAGACCGGCGGCATCAACGACGACGTACTGCTCGGGCAGGGGTACGCCGTGGCGTCGTCGAGCCTGAACGTGTTCGGCATCAACTGCAACGGGGTGCTCGCCGCCGAGACCATGTCGATGACGCGGGAGCACATCCTGGAGACCATCGGCGTACCGAAGCAGACGATCGGATGGGGGTGCTCCGGCGGCTCGTACCAGGTGTTCCAGATCGCCGACGACTACCCGGGGCTGCTGGACGGGATCTTGGCGTCCTGCGTGTTCCCGGAGGTCGGATTCGCGACGCTGCACACGATCACAGACGCGCTGCTGCTGGATCACTACTTCACCTCCGCGACCGGCTGGACCGACGAACAGAAACGGGCCGCCGCGGGCTTCGGCAAGGTCGGCACGATCGCCAACCTGGCCGCCGCCGGCCGCCGGATCGACCCGCGGGTCTATTGCCCTGCGCAACTACCCGTCGAGGACCGCTACGACCCGGTGAAGAACCCGAACGGCGCGCGCTGCGACGTCTACGACCACCAGGTCAACATCTGGGGCACGGACCCGGCCACCGGCGCGGCCCGGCGGCCGCTGGACAACGTCGGCATCCAGTACGGCCTGGACGCCCTGAACGCGGGCAAGATCTCGGTCACGCAGTTCCTCGACCTGAACAAGGCGGTCGGCGGCTTCGACACCGACGCCAACTTCGTCCCGGCCCGGACCGTCGCAGACCCGCGGGCGATCAGTACGGCGTACCGGACCGGGCAGCTGATCAACGGCGGCGGGGGACTGGCCGGTACCCCGATCATCGACTACCGGCAGTACTGGGACGAGCAGCCGAACGGCGACATCCACCTGATCTTCCACTCGTTCTCGCTGCGCGAAAGGTTGCGCAAGGCAAACGGTGACGCCGGCAACCAGATCATGCTCGTCCAGGCCGGCGACGCGCCGGGCGGTTTCAGTACGGCGAACCCGGTGCTGACCGACGCGCTCGCCTCCCTCGACCGGTGGATGGACGCGGTGGACGCGGACCACGGCCCGGGCACACCGCACGCGAAGCTGATGCGCAACAAGCCCGGGGCGCTCACCGACGCGTGCTGGAGCCCGACGAACCAGAAGATCGTCGAGACGCAGGTGGACGGCATCGGTACGACGAGGTGCAACACGTTCTACCCGGCGTGGCCGGCGCCGCGGCAGGTGGCCGGCGCGTCCGTTGCCAACGACATCATCAAGTGCCGCCTGCAACCGCTGAGCAAGTCCGACTACAAGGTCAAGCTGACGCCCGTGCAGTGGAAGGCGCTGCGGCAGACGTTCCCAAACGGTGTCTGCAACTGGTCGGCACCGGGTGTCGGGCAGCAGCCGCCGGCCGGCAGTTGGCCGACGTTCTGA
- a CDS encoding DUF4184 family protein, translating into MPFTLAHPAAVLPLVRRPFVASALVAGAVAPDLLYVGPLYRIATQYINGNFTLTLTHKITSAFWLDPLLALLLVAVFNLVLKRPLVALAPPALAARLPAVGRLHLPSASVLLWTVVSAIVGALTHVVWDSFTHSDGYFVLRFPDFLDGVNRILQYVSTIGGCVVLAVWLYRWYRRTPPSLTQGDSLPAWIRYVVLGALVLFAAVGAVVELSRVEGGLAGETAVRVVLSGLVYGGLAALGWYVLLWHVGRLRRTSRAS; encoded by the coding sequence GTGCCGTTCACCCTCGCCCACCCCGCAGCCGTCCTCCCGTTGGTCCGGCGCCCCTTCGTGGCGTCTGCGCTGGTAGCCGGTGCGGTGGCACCCGACCTGCTGTACGTCGGCCCGCTCTACCGGATCGCCACGCAGTACATCAACGGGAACTTCACACTGACGCTCACGCACAAGATCACGTCCGCGTTCTGGCTGGACCCGTTGCTGGCGTTGCTGCTGGTCGCAGTGTTCAACCTGGTCCTCAAGCGGCCTTTGGTTGCTCTCGCGCCGCCTGCACTGGCTGCGCGGCTGCCTGCTGTTGGCCGACTGCACCTGCCTAGCGCGTCTGTCCTGCTCTGGACGGTGGTGTCCGCCATCGTGGGCGCGTTGACCCACGTGGTGTGGGATTCCTTCACCCACAGCGACGGCTACTTCGTCCTGCGTTTCCCGGACTTCCTCGACGGCGTCAACCGCATCCTCCAGTACGTCTCCACGATCGGCGGCTGCGTGGTCCTCGCCGTCTGGCTCTACCGCTGGTATCGCCGTACTCCGCCATCGCTCACACAGGGTGACAGCCTCCCAGCATGGATCCGGTACGTCGTGCTGGGCGCGCTCGTGCTGTTCGCAGCAGTGGGCGCGGTCGTCGAGCTCAGCCGGGTGGAGGGTGGCCTGGCGGGGGAGACCGCCGTACGCGTGGTGCTCTCCGGGCTGGTGTACGGCGGGCTGGCCGCGCTCGGGTGGTACGTACTGCTGTGGCACGTCGGGCGGCTTCGGCGTACGAGTCGAGCGTCGTGA